A single genomic interval of Trichosurus vulpecula isolate mTriVul1 chromosome 6, mTriVul1.pri, whole genome shotgun sequence harbors:
- the MYOD1 gene encoding myoblast determination protein 1 isoform X2 encodes MELLPPPLRDMDLAGPDSSLCSFTTADDFYDDPCFDSPDLRFFEDLDPRLVHVGALLKPDEHAHHPAAVPGAREDEHVRAPSGHHQAGRCLLWACKACKRKTTNADRRKAATMRERRRLSKVNEAFETLKRCTSSNPNQRLPKVEILRNAIRYIEGLQALLRDQDGAPPGSTATFYPQGATAQARVVEHYSGDSDASSPRSNCSDGMMDYSGPLCSSRHRGGYDSSYYSDSPSDTKPGKGLVVSSLDCLSSIVERISTEGSACPVLPLGEGTPCSPQEATTLSESGAHIPSPLPSGSTQLSADSTSGPSPVPNPNPIYQVL; translated from the exons ATGGAGTTGCTGCCTCCGCCGCTGAGGGACATGGACTTAGCAGGCCCCGACAGCTCCCTCTGCTCCTTTACCACAGCCGACGACTTTTACGATGACCCCTGCTTTGACTCCCCCGACCTGCGCTTCTTCGAGGACCTGGACCCACGCCTGGTGCACGTGGGCGCGCTCCTAAAGCCCGACGAGCACGCGCACCACCCCGCAGCGGTCCCGGGCGCCCGGGAGGATGAGCACGTGCGCGCGCCCAGCGGTCACCACCAGGCTGGCCGCTGCCTTCTGTGGGCTTGTAAGGCGTGCAAACGCAAGACGACCAATGCGGACCGGCGCAAGGCGGCCACGATGCGGGAGCGGCGCCGTCTGAGCAAGGTGAATGAAGCCTTTGAGACCCTAAAGCGGTGCACGTCGAGTAATCCCAACCAGCGACTGCCCAAGGTGGAGATCCTGCGGAACGCCATCCGATATATCGAGGGACTTCAGGCATTGCTTAGAGACCAGGACGGGGCACCCCCTGGCAGCACCGCCACCTTCTACCCTCAGGGGGCCACTGCCCAAGCCCGCGTGGTTGAGCATTACAGCGGAGACTCGGATGCATCCAGCCCGCGTTCCAACTGCTCGGATGGCATG ATGGATTATAGCGGCCCCCTTTGCAGCTCCAGGCATAGAGGTGGCTATGACAGCAGCTACTACAGTGATTCTCCAAGTG ACACCAAGCCTGGGAAGGGACTGGTTGTGTCCAGCCTGGACTGCCTCTCCAGCATCGTAGAGCGCATCTCCACTGAGGGGTCTGCATGCCCCGTGCTGCCTTTAGGAGAGGGCACACCCTGCTCCCCACAGGAGGCCACCACTCTGAGTGAGAGTGGTGCCCacattccctcccctctccccagtgGGAGTACCCAACTTTCTGCTGATAGCACCTCTGGGCCTAGCCCTGTACCCAATCCTAACCCTATCTACCAGGTCCTCTGA
- the MYOD1 gene encoding myoblast determination protein 1 isoform X1, with the protein MCIAGSQLFPDKAWRGGRVGWGGWGAISRSLFRARTSAGVRIPFPLVSSEKSFAESLKCSGAVVLIAVELESGVGRQQEQFTEDSFPSIPCGTMELLPPPLRDMDLAGPDSSLCSFTTADDFYDDPCFDSPDLRFFEDLDPRLVHVGALLKPDEHAHHPAAVPGAREDEHVRAPSGHHQAGRCLLWACKACKRKTTNADRRKAATMRERRRLSKVNEAFETLKRCTSSNPNQRLPKVEILRNAIRYIEGLQALLRDQDGAPPGSTATFYPQGATAQARVVEHYSGDSDASSPRSNCSDGMMDYSGPLCSSRHRGGYDSSYYSDSPSDTKPGKGLVVSSLDCLSSIVERISTEGSACPVLPLGEGTPCSPQEATTLSESGAHIPSPLPSGSTQLSADSTSGPSPVPNPNPIYQVL; encoded by the exons ATGTGCATCGCAGGGAGCCAGCTCTTTCCTGATAAAGCGTGGAGGGGAGGtagggtagggtggggtgggtggggggctaTTTCGCGGTCTCTTTTCAGGGCACGTACTTCTGCTGGGGTGCGGATCCCCTTCCCTCTGGTTTCGAGCGAAAAAAGCTTCGCAGAGTCTCTGAAGTGTTCGGGGGCTGTGGTTCTAATTGCCGTCGAGCTGGAAAGCGGGGTAGGGAGACAGCAAGAGCAGTTCACCGAAGACAGCTTTCCCTCAATCCCCTGCGGGACCATGGAGTTGCTGCCTCCGCCGCTGAGGGACATGGACTTAGCAGGCCCCGACAGCTCCCTCTGCTCCTTTACCACAGCCGACGACTTTTACGATGACCCCTGCTTTGACTCCCCCGACCTGCGCTTCTTCGAGGACCTGGACCCACGCCTGGTGCACGTGGGCGCGCTCCTAAAGCCCGACGAGCACGCGCACCACCCCGCAGCGGTCCCGGGCGCCCGGGAGGATGAGCACGTGCGCGCGCCCAGCGGTCACCACCAGGCTGGCCGCTGCCTTCTGTGGGCTTGTAAGGCGTGCAAACGCAAGACGACCAATGCGGACCGGCGCAAGGCGGCCACGATGCGGGAGCGGCGCCGTCTGAGCAAGGTGAATGAAGCCTTTGAGACCCTAAAGCGGTGCACGTCGAGTAATCCCAACCAGCGACTGCCCAAGGTGGAGATCCTGCGGAACGCCATCCGATATATCGAGGGACTTCAGGCATTGCTTAGAGACCAGGACGGGGCACCCCCTGGCAGCACCGCCACCTTCTACCCTCAGGGGGCCACTGCCCAAGCCCGCGTGGTTGAGCATTACAGCGGAGACTCGGATGCATCCAGCCCGCGTTCCAACTGCTCGGATGGCATG ATGGATTATAGCGGCCCCCTTTGCAGCTCCAGGCATAGAGGTGGCTATGACAGCAGCTACTACAGTGATTCTCCAAGTG ACACCAAGCCTGGGAAGGGACTGGTTGTGTCCAGCCTGGACTGCCTCTCCAGCATCGTAGAGCGCATCTCCACTGAGGGGTCTGCATGCCCCGTGCTGCCTTTAGGAGAGGGCACACCCTGCTCCCCACAGGAGGCCACCACTCTGAGTGAGAGTGGTGCCCacattccctcccctctccccagtgGGAGTACCCAACTTTCTGCTGATAGCACCTCTGGGCCTAGCCCTGTACCCAATCCTAACCCTATCTACCAGGTCCTCTGA